In the genome of Streptomyces sp. Tu 3180, the window TAGTAGGCGAGTTCCTGCGAGCCGATGAGCCCCTGCTCGCCGATCGTCCCCACGATGTCGTACGGCAGCCGCTCGCGCAGCAGCCCGCCGCCGTCCGAGTCGAGCAGTTCCCTCAGCGCGGGGGAGACGACCATGTCGCCCGGTGCCGGGAACTCCTCCAGGCCCGGGGGCAGCGGGGCCCCCTCGCCCTCCGGCTCCACCAGCCGGCCGCGGACGTCCCGGTCCCGGTACTCGGTGTCGATGTCCGCGATGACCAGGGTGTCGTCCGCCTCGGGCATGACCTCCTGGGCGTAGGTGTAGTCCAGGCGTGCCTCCTCGCGCCGGCCCCGTTCCGCCAGCGCGTTCGGCAGGGAGGTGGTGAGCAGCAGCAGGGCCACCCCCAGTCCGACGCCGACGGCGGTGAGCAGCGCCCTGACCCAGCCCTCGCGCCCGCCGGCGAAGGCGAACCGGATCCCCATGGCCAGATCACGGGCCCACCCGGCACTCATACGACGCGCTCCATGTCCCGGGACTTCCCGTCGCGCACGACGATCTCGCGGTCGGAGTAGGCGGCCACCCGTGCCTCGTGCGTGACGAGGACGACGGCGGCGTTCGCGGACCGGGCGGCGTCGGTGAGCAGTTCCATCACCCGCTCGCCGTTGAGCGAGTCCAGCGCACCGGTCGGCTCGTCGGCGAACACCACCCGCGGGCCCGTGACCAGCGCCCGGGCCACGGCGACCCGCTGCCCCTGGCCGCCGGAGACCTCGCCGGGCCGCTTCCCGCGGACGTCGTCGACCTCCAGGCGCTCCATCCAGGTCAGCGCCGCCCGTTCGGCCTCCCTGCGGGAGGTGCCGTTCAGCCGCAGCGGCAGGGCGACGTTCTCCACGCAGGTCAGCTCCGGCACGAGCTGCCCGAACTGGAAGACGAAGCCGAACTCCGAGCGCCTCAGCGCACTGCGCCCGGCGTCGTTCATCGCGGTCAGCTCGCGCCCGTCGTACGTGATCGACCCGGAGTCGGGTGTGACGATCCCGGCGAGGCAGTGCAGCAGGGTCGACTTGCCCGATCCGGAGGGCCCCATCACGGCGACGACCTCGCCGGGGTGGATGGAGAACGCGGCGCCGTCGAGCGCGGTCGTCGGGCCGTAGACCTTGCGCAGGTCCCGGGCCGCGAGCAGGGTGCCGGCGGGGACGGAGGTCATCGGGTCACCGCCTCGCGGAGCTTGTCGAGGCGCGCCGCGGTCAGCTCCAGCCAGCGCAGGTCGGCCTCCAGGTGGAACAGGGCGTGGTCGCAGACGAGCTGGTCGGCCAGGTCGCCCCTGCGCTTGCGGTCGGTGAGGATCCGCATGCTGCGCAGGTGCTCCGAGCGCTGCGTGTCGAGGATGTCGCCGGCGTCCCGGCTGGTGAGCAGGGCGAGGACGACCTTGGTGTAGAGCGTCGACTGCAGGTACGGCTCCGGCTTCTCCGGAGTGGCGAGCCAGCGCTCGACGTCGGTGACGCCGGCCTCGGTGATCGCGTACCGCTTGCGCTCGGGGCCGCCGCCGGACTCGATGCCGTCGACCTCGACGAGGCCGTTCCTCAGCAGGCGGGACATCGTCGAGTAGACCTGGCCGTAGTGCAGCGGCCGGTCGTGACCGAACTTCTCGTCGAAGGCCCGCTTCAGGTCGTAGCCGTGGCGCGGGCCGGACTCCAGGAGCCCCAGAAGGGTGTGACCGATGGACATGCCGAGCACTCTACACACGGTGTATACGCGCCGTGTATACGCCGAGTGCGCAGAGCGTGGCAGGGGGTGCGGGACCCCAGGTGGGGGCCGGTTGTCACGGTTCTGTCACTGAGGGGCGGAGGGGTCGCCCGGGGGCCGTCGGGGGGCGTCGTCCGGCTGCCGCGCGGGCGGGCGGCCCCGGCGGGGGAGGGGGCCCGCCTCGCCGGGGAGCCGGCCCGCCTCCGCGAGCGCCCGGCGCAGCAGGAACTCGATCTGGGCGTTGGCCGAGCGCAGCTCGTCGTTGGCCCAGCGGGCCAGGGCCTCGTACACCAGGGGGTCCAGCCGCAGCAGCACCTGCTTGCGCTGCTGCGGCCTGCGCCGAGGGGCCGTGCCCTCGGGGGAGTCCGCGGGGCCGGTCACTGGTAGAGCGTCCCGGTGTTGAGGACCGGCTGCGCGGAGCGGTCCCCGCACAGCACCACCATCAGGTTGGACACCATCGCCGCCTTGCGCTCGGAGTCCAGCTCCACGATGTCCTGCTCGGCGATCCGGGCCAGCGCCGACTCGACCATGCCGACGGCGCCCTCCACGATCTGCTTGCGGGCCGCCACGACCGCGCCCGCCTGCTGCCGCTGGAGCATCGCCGAGGCGATCTCGGGGGCGTAGGCGAGGTGCGTGAAGCGGGACTCGATGATCTGCACGCCGGCCGCCTCCACGCGCGCGTGCAGTTCGACGGCGAGCTTCTCGGTGATCTCCTCGGCGTTGCCGCGCAGGGAGAGGCCGTCCTCGTCGTGGGCGTCGTAGGGGTACTCGATGGCGATGTGCCGGACGGCCGCCTCGGTCTGGGTGGAGACGAACTCGACGTAGTCGTCCACCTCGAAGGTCGCCTGGGCGGTGTCCTCCACCCGCCACACCACGACCGCGGCGAGCTCGATCGGGTTGCCGTACGCGTCGTTGACCTTGAGGACGGCGGTCTCGTGGTTGCGCACGCGCGTGGAGATCCTGGTGCGCGAGGTGAAGGGGTTCACCCAGCGCAGGCCGTCCTGCCGGATCGTGCCCCGGTACCTGCCGAAGAGCTGGACCACCCGCGCCTCGCCCGGCGCCACCATGTTCAGCCCGCACATCGCGAGGAACGCGGCGAGCGCGACCAGGATGCCGCCGACGATCAGCGCGGCCTTGGCGCCGGCCCCGGCGACCGCGGTGGCGGTCACGATCAGCGCCGCGCCGATCAGCAGCCCGGCCAGGCCGAGCAGCAGCGCCAGTCCGCCCCCGATGCTGTGCGCCGCGAACTCCCGCACGCGCGGCGCCGGCATCTCGGGCACGTCGGCCGTGACCTGTGTGTCGTGCGTGGACATGA includes:
- a CDS encoding PadR family transcriptional regulator, translated to MSIGHTLLGLLESGPRHGYDLKRAFDEKFGHDRPLHYGQVYSTMSRLLRNGLVEVDGIESGGGPERKRYAITEAGVTDVERWLATPEKPEPYLQSTLYTKVVLALLTSRDAGDILDTQRSEHLRSMRILTDRKRRGDLADQLVCDHALFHLEADLRWLELTAARLDKLREAVTR
- a CDS encoding SPFH domain-containing protein, translating into MSTHDTQVTADVPEMPAPRVREFAAHSIGGGLALLLGLAGLLIGAALIVTATAVAGAGAKAALIVGGILVALAAFLAMCGLNMVAPGEARVVQLFGRYRGTIRQDGLRWVNPFTSRTRISTRVRNHETAVLKVNDAYGNPIELAAVVVWRVEDTAQATFEVDDYVEFVSTQTEAAVRHIAIEYPYDAHDEDGLSLRGNAEEITEKLAVELHARVEAAGVQIIESRFTHLAYAPEIASAMLQRQQAGAVVAARKQIVEGAVGMVESALARIAEQDIVELDSERKAAMVSNLMVVLCGDRSAQPVLNTGTLYQ
- a CDS encoding ABC transporter ATP-binding protein, whose product is MTSVPAGTLLAARDLRKVYGPTTALDGAAFSIHPGEVVAVMGPSGSGKSTLLHCLAGIVTPDSGSITYDGRELTAMNDAGRSALRRSEFGFVFQFGQLVPELTCVENVALPLRLNGTSRREAERAALTWMERLEVDDVRGKRPGEVSGGQGQRVAVARALVTGPRVVFADEPTGALDSLNGERVMELLTDAARSANAAVVLVTHEARVAAYSDREIVVRDGKSRDMERVV